ggtctcagagCATCTTTCCAGCTGACcttgcctgctccacgcaccaggcgatcccgcgcttggagcaatgccaagctgctggacctcatcagcatttggggagaggagtctgtcCAGTCCCAGGTGCACTctagctgtaggaattatgatacctacagacagatttcatgatgcatgacacaAAGGGGGCATGAtcgggacacattgcagtgcagggtcaaaatgaaggagctgcggaacacctaccacaaggcgtGGGAGGCAAACCACCATCAAGTGCTGCGTCCacaagctgctggttctacaaagaacTGGACGCGATACTCGGTGGCgatcccacctccactgtgaaggccactgtggatactttggtggcttgtgtgccagttgagagtggacagagccaggaggaggaaatcttggatgaggatgtggagggggagggggatccagaggcagaggatgacttggaggtcagagatgcatgcagccaggagctcttctatGCCCCGGAGGAGACTAGCCACACACAGCTGTCAGAGCTTggtgaagcacaaacaggagaggaggcccctggtaagtggctttgattttgggaatcgctgaagcgagatgttgggggcaggagggttgcagaaagcaggcttgtgtctgtatgatgcgcgTACCACGACATGCCTAATCTGAGCAGCAGAAcggggtgttgattgactccctcattTCGCAGGAAtttgcctcagagatctccaggaaactttcatggagatactgggcaatccattgccacaggttctttggcagagctgctatatttcttgccccattaaggacAACTTTCCCGTGCCACTCTGCCGTCATGGGGgcgtgggtggggaggggatcatTGGTGCACACAGGCAAACCACATaaggcccagggcagaagccgcagtctcagagaagaccctcccttgattccctgcttaccctcagcagcgagagatcttccataatgaacagtGTCTGTGGAAAATGGTTATAATGATTATGATTATAAGGCCCCCACTATaatgctggctctccccaagagccatgtgccaaGTGTACAGTATAGTCTTGGAACACCGATTTCCCCTGTCCCCGCAGATATTCACCATTTtgagggtcttgtggctcatgtgttcttgcctggggtcagccagttagtgataggtatgtgaatagtggctgtgtttgaAATCACtcaatcagtggtctgtgtgatgcaaacaatactgcttctgtaaaatgttacattttggcttcacagatatgacctttggagcccagcctccctctttgttatcgctgGCTGAATatctgtgcagaattagaaagcagccatgaagaactaaagaggactttctgcgtgatgtcaAGAGGCACTCAGCagccaaaaaacaagaattgaaggagtgatGGTACAGCGAGAAGTGGGACTGAAAGGAGAGCACGGTGCGCAAGAATGAATGAAGCCACGGAgtggctcttaaatgttatggagcaccaagcggacatgctccaggcgctactagcactgcaaacctaGCAGCTCTGCGCCCGCCCTCCCCTACAGCTGCCCtggcaaaactctttcccatgcaccccccagacaccgccaacacactcttatcaacctcctagCTCCAGTCTATACCCACTGCATTCAACTGCTCCCcggtcacagtccagccctgcgtacccactgcactcagcaCCTGTCCCTGCaatttagccctgctgaagtacagtactcaCTGCACcatactccaaaggagaaggttggatatgatacctggacatacacaaatctttaactgtcccgggaccccacctcctcctgggaccctcccttcccccatccgcctcagtgctgatgtgtttttctgtttgtctctctcctccacttgttggtttttaataaaaagaattgttttggtttgaaagcaatctttattccattaattgaaagcaaacagagccctgtaaagcaacaggcaattttcttaaaccttcatagtacATCATCTGCagcaatcacaatcacctcctagcattggaagcactgcactcctgagcatagcaaccaatattagtggctttcagcttcaaattgctgcctcaagtcatccctgatccttatggccccgcactgcgcccctctaatagccctagtctctggctgttcaaattcagcctccaggtgctgagcctcagtggtccaaccctgagtgaagctttcacccttcccttcgcAAATATGGAACGTACAGcatgcagctataagcataggaatattgtcatcagccagggCCAGCCTCCTATATAGGCAGCAccagtgggcctttaaatggccaaaagcacactcaacagtcctTCTGTACTTGCTcaacctgttgttgaactgctccttgctgctgtcaacttgccccgtgtatggcttcaagagccatggcattaagaggtaggcagggtctccGAGTATCACAATGGGCAATTTGACTTTCCCTAacgtgatcttctggtccagaagaaagtcccagcttgcagcttcctgaacaggccagtgttccgaaacaTGTGTACGTCAtacacctttctggaccagcttgcgttaatgtctgtgaaatgcccacggtgatccacaagcaccaggagaaccattgagaaataccccttttgattaatgtactcagtggctaggtggtctggtgccagaattggaatgtgtgtgccatatatcgcccctccacagttagggaaatccATTAGTGCAAAGCcttccacaatgtcacgcacgcTGTCCAGAGTCATGGACTTTAGGAGCAGGATGTGGTTAATGGCCGTCCACACTTCTGTCAACATGAGTCCAaaggtcaactttcccactccgaactggttgacctatcagtagcagtctggagtagccagtttTCCACAGTGCAGTTGCCATGTGCTTCTCCAACAACAGGGCaactctcattctcgtgtccttgcaccatAGTGCTGGGGCTAGCTCATCATACaatcccatgaatgtggctttcctcatccaaaagttctgtagccactgttcatcatcccagacgtgcatgacgatgtgatcccaccactcagtgcttgtttcttgagcCCAAAAatggcgttccactgtggtcagcacctccatgaatgccacaagcaatctcgtgttgtagCTAGTATGTGTGGCAAGATCAATGTTGAActgctcttgcctttgtagtttaaggaataactccactgtcaCTCGTGACGTCTTAGTGAGagcaagcagcatattggtcaacagtgcggaatccattcctgcagaccaaagaggcagagcagagcatgcagtacacaaaccattgaaagacgACGCCAAATGTAGATGGAAGCAcggggattgctgggatgtgaagcaatgcattaCAGGGCATTGGGATAGGACCTAGGATGCACCAcgaccccctccgccttcccacaactcttagcggcagaagaggaagagatgctctgtgagatagctgcccagagtgcacttcTCCGAAGACCACTGCAAGAGCGAACACGCTATTGCAAAGGCAgttgacagtgtgaacacaca
This genomic window from Dermochelys coriacea isolate rDerCor1 chromosome 8, rDerCor1.pri.v4, whole genome shotgun sequence contains:
- the LOC122455510 gene encoding uncharacterized protein LOC122455510, with translation MYKLITSQSMSALDGKTNQTEQPYKGVGGKPPSSAASTSCWFYKELDAILGGDPTSTVKATVDTLVACVPVESGQSQEEEILDEDVEGEGDPEAEDDLEVRDACSQELFYAPEETSHTQLSELGEAQTGEEAPDMTFGAQPPSLLSLAEYLGQFFHPLLDAQGPKSSSAIMVPLAEGCQTTEISLESEKKERSTAKISQIEMLGLHNFCLGDIQLPWTGE